The Silene latifolia isolate original U9 population chromosome Y, ASM4854445v1, whole genome shotgun sequence sequence AATTAGAAAATAAAGTAGTTGTGTTAAGGAGTGGGGTCAAGCTTAACCTTCCCACCAATTTCAATGTTACCTGGTTTTTGATGAAAAGAGAGGGGGAAAACAAGTTGGAGGGAAATTGGGTGGGAAAAGAACTTTTCATGAAATTTTAAATCTCCCACCAAAAAACATCAAGTCAAAGAAATTAGAGTACATAAAGTGCAGCAAATGTTCTAATTAGTTCAGCTTACATTTTCaactaaaacaataaaaaattacaCTTCAACTTTAAATAATTACAATTACTTGTTCACTAAAATTACAGTTTCAACTATTTTCATTATGAAAAAACCTAATCTAACAGATGATGAGAGACATAGGGTGGTATGCTTGCTGTTTGAGAGCTGTAAAAACGGGAAACCTGCACATGGGAAGATGAATGAAGTGGCAAGCATGTTCAATGACACAAGGAAATCCATTTTCACTATATGGACAACAGCAAAACAACAGAGGGTACATGAAGTTCATATTAATGTGAGGAGTAAGATAAGGGGAAAGAAGGGGAAAGAAAGGATACCTTGTCCATTAGAGGCCATAATGGCACTTGATGTGTCAAAGAGAACAACACTGAAAAGGTTGGGCAAGGCTATAGGGCATGCACCATCTACCTGCCATAGATGGGTAAAACAAGGACTTATTAAGTCTCACACAAGTTCAATACATTCAGCTTTAAGTGAAGACCACAAACATATAAGGTTACATTTTGTAATGGGGAAATTAGTCTTTGATAGGCTATTGAGGTGTGTAATGTTCAAGGATATGGGTACTATCATTCACATTGATGaaaaatggttttatatgacaaaTCCAAAGTGTAGATACTACATTGGCAGTAATGAAGCTCTTCCTTATAGAAGTTGTAAAAGCAAGAGATACATAACAAAAATCATGTTCTTAGCAGCAGTTTTAAGGCCAACATACAAAGGAAATGGAGAACTTTTGTTTGATGGAAAGTTTGGTATATGGCCATTTACTTATCAAGAACCAGCAAAAAGAAAAAGTAAGAATAGGGAAGCTGGTACAATAGTCACAAAACCAGTTGAATCTATCACAAAGGCAGTCACAAAAGAAGCATTGATCAACTTAGTGATACCAGCCATTAAAGAAAAATGGCCAGCATCTGCATCAAAGAATATAAGTATTCAACATGATAATGCTAAGCCTCATATAAGTGGTAAAGACAAAGATTTCATGGAGGCAGCCAATTCAGATGGATTTAACATCAAGTTAACACAACAACCAGCAAACTCATCTGACTTGAACATTTTAGATCTAGGTTTCTTTAGATCAATTCAGTCTATTCAAGATGAAAACCCAGCAAAAACAGTTGAACAGTTGGTGCAAAATGTAACTGAAGCATATGAAGCAGAGACAGCTGAAACACTAGACAATGTTTTTCTAAGTTTACAAGCTTGTATGGTGGAAATTGTGCAAAAGAGAGGCCATAATAACTACCCACTACCACATCTTGTAAAGGCTACACAAAGAAGGCAAGGAACACTACCAAGAGACTTAACAGTTAATGAAGATTTGGTGAAGGAATGCATTCAATTTTTAATAACTTGTGGACTGATGAGTGATTTATATCAATTAATGTTATATCTAGGCATCCAAGTCTGCTTTTGAACAACCTTGGTTGTTGTTTGAATGAGAAACTG is a genomic window containing:
- the LOC141627686 gene encoding uncharacterized protein LOC141627686, with translation MKKPNLTDDERHRVVCLLFESCKNGKPAHGKMNEVASMFNDTRKSIFTIWTTAKQQRVHEVHINVRSKIRGKKGKERIPCPLEAIMALDVSKRTTLKRLGKAIGHAPSTCHRWVKQGLIKSHTSSIHSALSEDHKHIRLHFVMGKLVFDRLLRCVMFKDMGTIIHIDEKWFYMTNPKCRYYIGSNEALPYRSCKSKRYITKIMFLAAVLRPTYKGNGELLFDGKFGIWPFTYQEPAKRKSKNREAGTIVTKPVESITKAVTKEALINLVIPAIKEKWPASASKNISIQHDNAKPHISGKDKDFMEAANSDGFNIKLTQQPANSSDLNILDLGFFRSIQSIQDENPAKTVEQLVQNVTEAYEAETAETLDNVFLSLQACMVEIVQKRGHNNYPLPHLVKATQRRQGTLPRDLTVNEDLVKECIQFLITCGLMSDLYQLMLYLGIQVCF